One region of Motilibacter aurantiacus genomic DNA includes:
- a CDS encoding glucan 1,4-alpha-glucosidase: MTTKHPRTSTAAVAAAGLAASLLAAYAAPASAATGTAPGAPGADATWTTGAKTGVGTSTTLASKVWYTLADGVLTEVYYPRVDVADSRSLELIVTDGRTFAESEATATDHVTGLADDRGLVYRQVNTDKDGRYAITKTYVTDPARSTVMVNVEFRSLDGGRYQVYARFDPALANSGRHDRAWTSGGALLAEDSGGADEVASALVADKPFLATSNGYVGTSSDGWEDLRADFDLDDAYGEATDGNVVQVARLQLGGTARTSTAALALGFGATSGEALATARASQATGFWDIRRAYSDGWHDYLGSLAKAPKSVRRDHELYTQYRVAAMQLKAHEDKTYRGANIASLTVPWGEAQNANEAGVGGYHLVWARDLYQVATAQLAAGDVAAANRSLDYLFDVQQRPDGSFPQNTLLDGTPYWQSLQLDEVAFPIVLAWQLGRTDADSWGHVKRSADFLVGRGPSTPQERWEEEGGWSPSTIAAEIAGLVAAADIARANGDGTSAVLYTAVADEWQRKVESWTYTTTGPLGDGRYYERIDDNGNPDDGAALSINNGGGTWDEREVVDAGFLELVRLGVKPWNDPYVTSSLPEVDSTIRVQTPNGAMWYRYNHDGYGEKADGSPYTGEGVGRLWPLLSGERGEYELAAGRPADSHLRTMAAAANEGYLIPEQVWDRPEATAYGHRFGEGTGSATPLAWSMAQYVRLALSIDAGRPVETPSVVADRYARGAVPAGPTLSLTSPVESSVTDRPTVTVTGTTDATSVFVNIGTTTTPVPVVDGSFSYAAPVVRGANAITVVAVAANGGTSIVTRNVTSNNFGTPLGGVDDPSGDDNGPGTYVYPADAAYNAGAFDITRFAVFDDGTSYNFVTTIRGDIRNPWGGNSISVQRLNVYVRTGTGAGAVPALTGTNARLAAPYDVVVTGEGFSTPTVQNAAGGVVATGSLQALPVTRQIAVSIPKSAFGAAGLASASYAVAIMSRADAGEGAGNIRPVYALDYWQSTAGTGMSWIHDHRFGGGAGVWTDAGAARDTDTRDPNVLDILTPPGVTQASALSWSDGVPATLPYVTLG, encoded by the coding sequence ATGACGACGAAGCATCCCCGCACGTCGACCGCCGCGGTAGCCGCCGCAGGCCTGGCCGCGTCGCTGCTGGCCGCGTACGCCGCCCCTGCGTCGGCGGCGACCGGCACCGCCCCCGGAGCCCCCGGGGCGGACGCCACCTGGACGACCGGCGCCAAGACCGGCGTCGGCACGTCCACCACCCTCGCGTCGAAGGTCTGGTACACGCTCGCCGACGGCGTGCTGACCGAGGTCTACTACCCGCGCGTCGACGTCGCGGACTCGCGCTCGCTGGAGCTGATCGTCACCGACGGCCGCACCTTCGCCGAGAGCGAGGCCACGGCGACCGACCACGTGACCGGGCTGGCCGACGACCGCGGCCTGGTCTACCGCCAGGTCAACACGGACAAGGACGGCCGCTACGCGATCACCAAGACCTACGTGACCGACCCGGCGCGCTCGACGGTGATGGTCAACGTGGAGTTCCGGTCGCTGGACGGCGGCCGCTACCAGGTGTACGCCCGCTTCGATCCCGCGCTCGCCAACTCCGGCCGCCACGACCGGGCCTGGACCTCCGGCGGAGCCCTGCTCGCCGAGGACTCCGGCGGTGCCGACGAGGTGGCCAGCGCGCTCGTCGCGGACAAGCCGTTCCTCGCCACGTCCAACGGCTACGTCGGCACCTCGAGCGACGGCTGGGAGGACCTTCGCGCTGACTTCGACCTCGACGACGCCTACGGCGAGGCCACCGACGGCAACGTCGTCCAGGTCGCCCGCCTGCAGCTCGGCGGGACGGCGCGCACGTCCACGGCGGCCCTCGCCCTCGGGTTCGGGGCGACGTCCGGCGAGGCCCTCGCCACCGCCCGGGCCAGCCAGGCGACCGGCTTCTGGGACATCCGCCGGGCGTACTCCGACGGCTGGCACGACTACCTGGGCTCGCTGGCGAAGGCGCCGAAGAGCGTCCGCCGGGACCACGAGCTCTACACGCAGTACCGCGTGGCTGCCATGCAGCTCAAGGCGCACGAGGACAAGACGTACCGGGGCGCCAACATCGCGTCCCTCACGGTCCCGTGGGGCGAGGCCCAGAACGCGAACGAGGCCGGGGTCGGCGGCTACCACCTGGTGTGGGCGCGCGACCTCTACCAGGTGGCGACGGCGCAGCTCGCCGCCGGCGACGTCGCAGCGGCGAACCGCTCCCTGGACTACCTGTTCGACGTCCAGCAGCGGCCCGACGGGTCGTTCCCCCAGAACACCCTGCTCGACGGGACGCCGTACTGGCAGAGCCTGCAGCTCGACGAGGTGGCCTTCCCGATCGTGCTGGCCTGGCAGCTCGGGCGGACCGATGCCGACTCGTGGGGACATGTGAAGCGGTCTGCCGACTTCCTCGTCGGCCGGGGCCCGTCCACGCCGCAGGAGCGGTGGGAGGAGGAGGGCGGCTGGTCCCCGAGCACCATCGCCGCCGAGATCGCCGGGCTGGTCGCCGCCGCGGACATCGCCCGGGCCAACGGGGACGGGACGTCGGCCGTCCTCTACACCGCCGTGGCCGACGAGTGGCAGCGCAAGGTGGAGTCGTGGACCTACACGACCACCGGGCCGCTGGGTGACGGCCGCTACTACGAGCGCATCGACGACAACGGCAACCCCGACGACGGCGCCGCCCTCTCGATCAACAACGGGGGCGGGACCTGGGACGAGCGCGAGGTCGTCGACGCCGGGTTCCTCGAGCTGGTCCGCCTCGGGGTCAAGCCGTGGAACGACCCCTACGTCACCTCGTCCCTGCCCGAGGTCGACTCCACGATCCGCGTCCAGACCCCGAACGGCGCGATGTGGTACCGCTACAACCACGACGGCTACGGCGAGAAGGCCGACGGCTCGCCCTACACCGGTGAGGGCGTCGGGCGGCTGTGGCCCCTGCTGTCCGGTGAGCGCGGCGAGTACGAGCTGGCCGCGGGGCGGCCCGCCGACTCCCACCTGCGCACGATGGCGGCCGCCGCGAACGAGGGCTACCTGATCCCCGAGCAGGTGTGGGACCGGCCTGAGGCGACCGCGTACGGCCACCGGTTCGGGGAGGGCACCGGCTCCGCCACGCCGCTCGCGTGGTCGATGGCGCAGTACGTCCGGCTCGCGCTCTCGATCGACGCCGGCCGGCCCGTCGAGACGCCGTCGGTCGTCGCGGACCGGTACGCCCGCGGGGCGGTGCCGGCCGGCCCCACGCTGTCGCTGACCTCGCCCGTCGAGAGCTCCGTCACGGACCGTCCGACGGTGACCGTCACCGGGACCACGGACGCGACATCGGTCTTCGTCAACATCGGCACGACCACCACCCCGGTGCCGGTCGTCGACGGCTCGTTCTCCTACGCGGCCCCGGTCGTCCGCGGCGCGAACGCCATCACGGTGGTGGCCGTGGCGGCGAACGGCGGGACCTCGATCGTCACCCGCAACGTCACGTCGAACAACTTCGGCACCCCGCTGGGGGGAGTCGACGACCCGAGCGGTGACGACAACGGGCCGGGGACGTACGTCTATCCCGCGGACGCCGCCTACAACGCCGGGGCGTTCGACATCACCCGGTTCGCCGTCTTCGACGACGGCACGAGCTACAACTTCGTCACCACCATCCGGGGCGACATCCGCAATCCCTGGGGCGGCAACTCGATCTCGGTGCAGCGGCTGAACGTCTACGTCCGGACGGGCACGGGGGCGGGGGCGGTGCCGGCCCTGACCGGCACCAACGCCCGGCTCGCCGCACCATACGACGTCGTCGTCACGGGCGAGGGCTTCTCGACGCCGACGGTGCAGAACGCCGCCGGCGGCGTGGTGGCCACCGGCTCGCTGCAGGCGCTGCCGGTGACGCGACAGATCGCCGTGTCGATCCCGAAGAGCGCGTTCGGCGCAGCCGGCCTGGCCTCGGCGTCGTACGCCGTCGCGATCATGAGCCGGGCGGACGCGGGGGAGGGGGCGGGCAACATCCGCCCCGTCTACGCGCTGGACTACTGGCAGTCGACGGCCGGGACGGGCATGTCGTGGATCCACGACCACCGGTTCGGAGGTGGGGCCGGCGTGTGGACGGACGCCGGCGCCGCCAGGGACACCGACACGCGTGACCCGAACGTGCTCGACATCCTCACGCCGCCGGGGGTGACGCAGGCCTCGGCGCTGTCGTGGTCGGACGGGGTGCCGGCGACCCTGCCGTACGTCACGCTGGGCTGA